AATGCTTCCGTCCATTTACCGGCTGGATATTCTTTGAAATGGACGGGTGATTTTGAGAATCAGCAGCGTGCTTCGAAACGTCTGGCACAGGTAGTACCTATCAGCATTGCCATTATTTTTATTATTCTGTTTATTCTCTTCTCCAATGCAAGAGATGCAGGACTGGTATTGCTGAATGTACCGTTTGCTGCCGTGGGAGGTATCGCAGCCCTTCTGATAACGGGCTTCAATTTCTCTATATCGGCGGGTATCGGTTTTATCGCCTTGTTCGGTATCTGCATACAGAATGGAGTTATTATGATTTCCGATATCAAGGCAAATCTGAAACTGGGTTCGCCTTTACAGGAGGCCACTAAAGAAGGAGTCCGATCACGTATCCGCCCTGTGATAATGACGGCGGCTATGGCAGCTATCGGTCTGTTGCCTGCGGCTATGAGTCATGGTATCGGTTCGGAATCACAGCGTCCGTTGGCGATTGTCATTATCGGCGGATTGATAGGAGCGACTTTCTTCGCCCTGTTCATCTTCCCGCTGATTGTGGAAGTAGTGTATGAACGAATGCTATATGATAAAAACGGAAAATTATTGCAAAGACGTATCTAATTCATTTTCTATTCTTTCTATGAAAGAAACGGCATAGATTAAATTTTAATTTCGTTTTCAGTAGGTAGAAGTGAGGAAGGGACAAAAGTCGGTTGAATCAGAAGATCACCCGTACTTTTGTTCCTTTTTCTATTTCCGAAGATATTTCCAGTCTGGCGTTGTAGGCAGATACTATTTTCTGCGTCAGGCTGAGGCCGATGCCCTGACCTGCATAGTCATGTGTGTTGCTGCCCCGATAGAAAGACTGGAATATATGTTCTATTTCTTCCGGAGGAATGCCGATGCCCTGATCTTTTATTTCAAGAACGAGGTGTTGATCTTTTTGGCTGAGCGTAATGTCTACTTCCTTTTCAGAATATTTGCAGGCATTATCGATGATATTCTTTAAAGCTATTTTGAGCAGATAAGGATTGGCCTTTACAGTGGCAGCCTTACCTGTTTCTTGATAATGGAGACGGATTCGTTCGTTCATTTTTATTAAGTCATTCAGCATATCCGGCAGAGACATTGCCTCCATATTGCTTTTTATGAGCTCTTCATCCTGACGTGAAAGGAAAAGAAGATGGCGGATCAGATTGGAGATTCGCTTGCTTTCGGATGAGATTCGTTGCAGGGCTTCGATATATTCTCCGGTACTTCTTTCTTTCAGCAGACTGATTTCACATTCTCCCTGTATGGCGGTTATGGGGTTGTTCAGTTCATGCGAAGCATGGCTGACAAAGGACTTTTCAGCTTTGAAAGCACTGTCCAGACGGTCGAGCATGCTATTCAGTGTTTCGATCATGTCTTCCAGTTCATCGTTGTTTCCGGTCGTCTTTAACCGGCGGTTCAGACTGTTGGCTCGTATCCTCTTCAGCTCCTTCAGTATATGCTGCAGGGGGATAAGAATACGGCCGGAATAGATTTTCCCGACTAAATAAATCAGGATGGAACTGAATAAAACCAGAAAGATGGAGAGAAGCAAGAGGTGTTCTTTGATTTCTGCACCGTACACATTCCGGGACATGACGAGGACGATGAAATTTCCTTCATTATCGGGATAATAAAGGGCGGCTCCCAACTGGTCTTTGTATTTAAAAGAAAAAGGGACGCTGTCTTCACCGGCTATCAGGAGTGCCTGCTGATGCTGGGTCAGATATTTGTTCAGTGTGTCACGGACTTCGGAGAGACTGTCCATATTTAAAAGAATCTCATGAGCTTCGGGCAAGAGTTCGTCATATTTGCGCTGGATAATCTGGTAACTCTGTTCGTCTATTTCGTCTTTCTCCCAGTGCTTTTGTGCGGTCAGATATGCTTTTTCACGAAGATAGGAGGCATAGAGTTTATTGATAAACTGTGTGCTGAAAAGATAGAATACGGCGATAATGATGATAGTTGTCAGTACACTGAGCAACGTATAGAAGAGAGCTATTTTAGAACCTATTTTCATACACGGATTTGTTTGATGGATGTTCAGGCATTCATGATATATCCTAATCCTACTACTGTATGAATCAGTTTCTTGTCGAAGTCACGGTCTATCTTTACCCGCAGATAATTGACGTATACGTCTACGATGTTGGTATTCGTAT
This sequence is a window from Bacteroides thetaiotaomicron VPI-5482. Protein-coding genes within it:
- a CDS encoding sensor histidine kinase, which translates into the protein MKIGSKIALFYTLLSVLTTIIIIAVFYLFSTQFINKLYASYLREKAYLTAQKHWEKDEIDEQSYQIIQRKYDELLPEAHEILLNMDSLSEVRDTLNKYLTQHQQALLIAGEDSVPFSFKYKDQLGAALYYPDNEGNFIVLVMSRNVYGAEIKEHLLLLSIFLVLFSSILIYLVGKIYSGRILIPLQHILKELKRIRANSLNRRLKTTGNNDELEDMIETLNSMLDRLDSAFKAEKSFVSHASHELNNPITAIQGECEISLLKERSTGEYIEALQRISSESKRISNLIRHLLFLSRQDEELIKSNMEAMSLPDMLNDLIKMNERIRLHYQETGKAATVKANPYLLKIALKNIIDNACKYSEKEVDITLSQKDQHLVLEIKDQGIGIPPEEIEHIFQSFYRGSNTHDYAGQGIGLSLTQKIVSAYNARLEISSEIEKGTKVRVIF